CGGCCTCCGAGGTCGGGTTGATGCGGGTGATCCTCCCCTCGAAGACGCGATCCTGGTAGGCGTCGACGGTGACGCGGATCGGCTGGCCGAGCTCGAGGTAGCCGGCGAAGCGCTCCGGCACCGGCGTGCGGAACTTCAGAGGATCGTCCTGGACGAGCTTGTAGAGCGTCTGCCCGCTCTTCACGACGGCGCCGAGCGACGTGTCGCGCTCGGCGATGACGCCGGCGAAGGGGGCGCGGATCACCGTGCGGTCGATCTTCACCTTCACGACGTCGAGCTGCGCCTCGAGCACCGCCGCCTCGGTGCGCATCTTCTCGGCTTCCTCGGCCGCCATGATGCCTTGGCCGCGCAACACCTGGGCGCGGGCATTGTCGGCGTGCGCCTTCACGAGCCGGGCTTCGATTTCGCGCTTGGCGGCCTGCAGGTCGGCGTCGTCGAGGCGGACCAGCACGTCGCCCGCGTTCACGCGGTCGCCCATGTCGGGGCCGAACGCGGCGACGCGGGTCTCGATCTGCGCCGCGATCGCCACCTCTTCGTTGGCGTAGAAGGCGCCGACGAGCGGCACCGAACGCTCGACCTGCGCGATCGTCGCCGGCGCGACGGCGACCGCGACGGGCGTTTCCGCCGTCTGCGCGGTCGCCTGGGCATCGCTCGCTTCGTGCGAGCAGCCGGTGGCGAGGAGCGCGAGCGCCGTCGCCGCGGCCGCGCCGAACGTTCGGATGCGCAGGGTCACGGCTGCCCTCCGGCGGCCGCGCGGCGCGGCCGCGCGCCCGGGCGCCGCGCGACGGCGCGTCCGCCGCGGAGACCGTCGAGGAAGAGGTCGACCACGAAATCCACGCTGCGCTCGGGATCGTCCCGCTCCTGCTGGTTGGTGACCGCGGCACGGATCAGAGCGATCAGCATCTCGGCGGCGAGCACGGCGTCGGCGGGGGCGATGCGGGCCGCGCGCGTCTCCGGCTTCAGGACCTCGCGGGCGAGGGCGATGACGCGCTCGCGCCGCTGCCGCCAGGAGGCTCCTTCCGGCTCGCGTTGCTTGTGCTCGTAACGGCCCATCAGCACCGCCAGATGACGGCGCGTCCAGAAGAAGGTGAGGAAGCAGCGCGTGAACGCGCGGAGCGCCGGCTCGCCGCTCCGGCCGCGGACCGCGTCGGCGAGCTCGGCCAGCAGCACGTCGAGGGCCTCGAGGATGGTCGCGTAGAAGAGCTGCTCCTTGTTCGGGAAGTAGAGGTAGAGCGTGCCCTTGCCGACGCCCGCCGCGGTCGCGACGTCCTCGACCGGGACGGTGTGGAACTCGCGGGCCGAGAAGACGTCGGTGGCGGCGCGCAGGATCTGCGAGCGCTTGTTCGGGTCGGACTTGCGGCCTGCCATGGGGGCAATTCCAGAACTGACCGGTCAGTCCTACGGCCACCCCCCACCTCAGTCAACGTCGCTCGTGCGTCGATGCCGTGCCGCCCGCCATAGGGAGAGAAGAATGCCCGGAGAGGGAGGAGGATGAGACGGAGCGGGTAAGGAGACAGGACGGTAGGTAGGGAGGTAGGAGAAAAGCGAGCCCGTCGCGGGGGGCTCACGACGTGACGGGCATGCGGGTAGCGCCTAGAGTCCACCACGCGACGAACACGCGAACCCGCATCGCCTTCCGCCCCCGTCATCGGCTACACTCGTCCACTCACCCAGTCGCAGTCGCCGCCGTCCGACTCCGCCCAGGAAGGAATCCCCCATGAATCTCAAGAAGATGCTCGTCACCGTCGTCAAGACGCTCGTCACCGTCGGCATCTTCGTCTCGCTCTTCGTCGAGTTCGGCGGGGGCACCGTCGCGGTCTCGCGGAGCGGCTTCGCGGACGGCTCGATCTTCTACCGCGCGAACCCGGAGATGCCGGGGTTCGTCGGCAAGATGAAGGCTCGCCTCTCGGGTGCAGCCCTTCCCGAGCCGTACGTTCCGGTGTCGAGCGAGTATGCCTGCACGCTCGCGCTCGAAGGCGGCCAGGTCATGGTGCGGACGGCGGCGGGCGCGGTCGTGAAGCTCCGGGCGCTGCACCACTGCGTCGACGGCAAGCTCGGGCAAGTGCTCGCGGGACCCGACGACGAGCGGAAGGTGGCGCTTGCGACCACGACCGGCGACACGGTCTGGGTCGAGAAGCAGGGAATGCAGCGTGTGCCGATGACGGTCGCGGACCTCTGGACGGAGATCAAAGGGTTGGACCTCGCCGTCTTCGTGCCCTGGCTCCTCTTCGCGACCTTCATCAAGTTCCTCGGCATCCTCGCCAACATCGTGCGCTGGAAGGTCCTGCTGGCGGGGCAGGGAATGGCATTCGGCTTCGGCTGGCTCACCGCGAGTTACTTCGTCGGGCGCTTCTTCGGCATCGTGATGCCCTCCACCCTCGGCCTCGACGGCTGGCGCCTCTACGACACGATCCGCATTTCGCGAAAGCCCGTCGAGTGCGCGACGGTGCTCGCCGTCGAGCGCATCACCGGGCTGATCGGCCTCATCGCGACGATCCTCCTCTTCATGCCGTTCGCCGACCTCCAGGGGCGCACGTTCGCCGACGTCATTCAGAAGCTCGCGGTGCCGCTCGCGGCCGCCGTCGGCCTCGGGCTCGCGCTGCTTCTCAAGCCGTCGCTCTTCGCTCCGGTCATCCGGCTCGTGCCGATCGCGAAGGTGCGGACCTTCCTCGAAAGCGCCATCCGCTCCGCGACCGCGTACTCGACTCGCCGCGGGACGCTCCTGATCGCGCTCCTGTGCGCGGTCTTCGGACAGCTGACGACGATGGCGATGTACTTCGGAAACGCGATGGCCCTCCAGGTGGAAGGGGTCACGATGCTGCAGGTGTTCTACGCCGCGGCCGTGATGACGCTCTTCACCTTCCTCATCCCGACCGCCGCGGGCGAGGGCGTCCGCGAGCTCATGTTCGTCGAGCTCCTCGGCGGCCGCATCCCGACCGCGAAGGCCTTCCTCATCGGCCACGTCGGCTTCTGGATCGAAAAGCTCCTCCTCTCGTTCCAGGGCGGCATCTTCCTCATCTGGGCGCCCAAGTCGTATCAGCGCGTGACGCGCGAAGACCTCGAGCACCTGAAGGAAGAGGCGGCGCGCGAGCGCGAGGTGCGCGCGACGGCATGAGCCGAGCGAGGCCATGACCGGGCCGGCGATCACCATTCGGCACGCGACGGCGGCGGACGAGGGGGCGCTCGGCCACCTCGGCGCGGAGCTGCTGCGCCTGCATCACGGATTCGACGCCGAGCGGTTCATGGCACCTGGTCCGAACACCGAGGAAGGCTACGGCCGCTTCCTCGCCGCCGCGCATGCGAACGATGACACCCTCGTCCTCGTGGCGGAGCGCGCCGGCGAGATCGTCGGCTACTGCTTCGCCGGTATCGAGCCGCGCTCGTGGAAGGAGCTCCGCGACCGCGCCGGATTCGTCCACGACGTGCTCGTGGTGGAGGGCGCGCGCGGCACCGGGACCGGAGAGCGTCTGGTCGAGGCGGCGGCCGAGTGGCTGCTCGCGCGCGGCGTCGCGCGCGTCATGCTCTGGACGGCGGAGAAGAACGTCCACGCGCAGCGCCTCTTCGAGCGCCTCGGCTTCCGCCGCACGATGATCGAGATGACGCGCTGAGCGTTGCCCGGCGCGTGGGGCGACGACGAGCGCGCGTGTCCGGCGAGCGCCGCGCGGCCCGCTACTCGAACAGTTCCACGGCGCCGGTGCGGACGTCGTACATCCCGCCGACGAGCTTGATGCGGCCTGCATGGGCGAGGCGGGCGAGCGCCGGACTCTGCTCGCGGATGCGCCGCAGCGTGCGCTGCACGTGCAAGCGCGACGCCTGGTCGATGCGGCCGCGGCGGGCTTCCTTGGAGATGTGCTCCCAGTCGACGCGCCACGAGGGATCCAGCGACTGCCGGATGTCGTCGAGGATCGGGTGGAGGTTCGGACAGTCGCCGTTCGGTCCGGCCGTGGTCTGCCGCAGCATCGGAGCGAGGGCGAGCTCGACCGCCTTGTTGTTGGTGTGCCCGAGCACGACGATCACCTTGGCGCCGGCGACGGCGCACGCGTACTCGAGGCTCCCGAGCGTGCTCGGGACCGCGACGTTGCCGGTCGTGCGGGTGCAGAAGATGTCGCCCGGGCCGACGTCGAAGATCATCTCGACCGGCGTGCGCGAGCTCGATCCGCTGAGCACCGCCGCGAGCGGATGGCGGCGTTCGGCGACGCCCTGGCGCAGGTGCGCCATGTCGCGGGTCAGCACCTCGCCGCTCTGGAAGCGCTCGTTGCCCTCGCGCAGGATGTCCACGACCTGGTTCGGCGTGAGCTTCTCCTGCAGGTCGCGGGTCGCGAAGTCGGCGTAGCGGACGCGATCCTCGATCTGCTCGTAGTGGGGCTTGAAGCCGATCAGGCTCACCAGGACGTCGCGCGCCGGGGCCGTCTCCTTCTCGTATTCGCGGATCACCGACAGGATGTCGGTGTCGATGTAGTCGGTGGCGCGCGCGTCGATGAGCACGTGCCCGCCGCGGGGCGCCTCGCCGAGCGCGCGGCGGAGCGCGGCGCGGTTCAGGAAGCTCACCTGGTTGGCGAGGTCGATGTGGAGCACGTCGCCGCCGAGATGTTTCTCGAGCGTGCGGTGCAGCGGGCGGCGGAAGTTGCTCCTCAGGATGAAGGCGATGCTGAAGGCGAGCCCGATCAGGACGCCGATCAACAGGTCCGTGAGCAGGATCGCGGAGATCGTGACCATGAACGGCACGAACGTCTCGAAGCCCGCCTGCCATGTCTGCCGGAAGAGGGCGGGGCTCGCGAGCTTGTAGCCGGTCGTGATGAGCACGGCGGCGAGCGCCGAGAGGGGGATGAGGTTCAGCCACGCCGGGAGCAGCGCGACGCAGAGCAGGAGCAAGCAGCCGTGGACGATGGCGGCGAGCTTGGTCTTGCCGCCCGAGTTGATGTTGACCGAGCTCCGGACGATCACGGAGGTGACCGGTAGGCCGCCGATCAATCCCGCCGTGAGGTTGCCCACCCCCTGCGCGACGAGCTCGCGGTTCG
The DNA window shown above is from Deltaproteobacteria bacterium and carries:
- a CDS encoding flippase-like domain-containing protein, with the translated sequence MNLKKMLVTVVKTLVTVGIFVSLFVEFGGGTVAVSRSGFADGSIFYRANPEMPGFVGKMKARLSGAALPEPYVPVSSEYACTLALEGGQVMVRTAAGAVVKLRALHHCVDGKLGQVLAGPDDERKVALATTTGDTVWVEKQGMQRVPMTVADLWTEIKGLDLAVFVPWLLFATFIKFLGILANIVRWKVLLAGQGMAFGFGWLTASYFVGRFFGIVMPSTLGLDGWRLYDTIRISRKPVECATVLAVERITGLIGLIATILLFMPFADLQGRTFADVIQKLAVPLAAAVGLGLALLLKPSLFAPVIRLVPIAKVRTFLESAIRSATAYSTRRGTLLIALLCAVFGQLTTMAMYFGNAMALQVEGVTMLQVFYAAAVMTLFTFLIPTAAGEGVRELMFVELLGGRIPTAKAFLIGHVGFWIEKLLLSFQGGIFLIWAPKSYQRVTREDLEHLKEEAAREREVRATA
- a CDS encoding efflux RND transporter periplasmic adaptor subunit — protein: MTLRIRTFGAAAATALALLATGCSHEASDAQATAQTAETPVAVAVAPATIAQVERSVPLVGAFYANEEVAIAAQIETRVAAFGPDMGDRVNAGDVLVRLDDADLQAAKREIEARLVKAHADNARAQVLRGQGIMAAEEAEKMRTEAAVLEAQLDVVKVKIDRTVIRAPFAGVIAERDTSLGAVVKSGQTLYKLVQDDPLKFRTPVPERFAGYLELGQPIRVTVDAYQDRVFEGRITRINPTSEAANRSITLEALVPNVDRLLRPGFFAKGDLVYDLHGDAVVVPEKALTTFAGVTKVFVIANGKAEERIVRTGVAVGDRREIADGVKRDEQVAVSNLDRLEQGASVTVAP
- a CDS encoding GNAT family N-acetyltransferase, which codes for MTGPAITIRHATAADEGALGHLGAELLRLHHGFDAERFMAPGPNTEEGYGRFLAAAHANDDTLVLVAERAGEIVGYCFAGIEPRSWKELRDRAGFVHDVLVVEGARGTGTGERLVEAAAEWLLARGVARVMLWTAEKNVHAQRLFERLGFRRTMIEMTR
- a CDS encoding TetR/AcrR family transcriptional regulator: MAGRKSDPNKRSQILRAATDVFSAREFHTVPVEDVATAAGVGKGTLYLYFPNKEQLFYATILEALDVLLAELADAVRGRSGEPALRAFTRCFLTFFWTRRHLAVLMGRYEHKQREPEGASWRQRRERVIALAREVLKPETRAARIAPADAVLAAEMLIALIRAAVTNQQERDDPERSVDFVVDLFLDGLRGGRAVARRPGARPRRAAAGGQP
- a CDS encoding bifunctional SulP family inorganic anion transporter/carbonic anhydrase codes for the protein MQSPGAATLAADLTAGLVVFLVALPLCLGVALASNAPLFSGILAGIVGGLLVGSISHSHTSVSGPAAGLTAVVAAQIAAVGSFEAFALAVAIAGVIQIALGIAGAGGIADFIPSSVIRGLLGAIGLILILKQIPHLFGWDADPLGDMAFSQPDHENTFSALGNLFAGVHRGAALIGALCLALLVAWDRVKQLKTSPIPAPLVAALLGVGMHMLLSRLGAGWAIESDHLVQVPVATDLTGFLGFLKAPDLAALGNPKLYVAAITIALVASLETLLNLEAVDKIDPRRRTSPPNRELVAQGVGNLTAGLIGGLPVTSVIVRSSVNINSGGKTKLAAIVHGCLLLLCVALLPAWLNLIPLSALAAVLITTGYKLASPALFRQTWQAGFETFVPFMVTISAILLTDLLIGVLIGLAFSIAFILRSNFRRPLHRTLEKHLGGDVLHIDLANQVSFLNRAALRRALGEAPRGGHVLIDARATDYIDTDILSVIREYEKETAPARDVLVSLIGFKPHYEQIEDRVRYADFATRDLQEKLTPNQVVDILREGNERFQSGEVLTRDMAHLRQGVAERRHPLAAVLSGSSSRTPVEMIFDVGPGDIFCTRTTGNVAVPSTLGSLEYACAVAGAKVIVVLGHTNNKAVELALAPMLRQTTAGPNGDCPNLHPILDDIRQSLDPSWRVDWEHISKEARRGRIDQASRLHVQRTLRRIREQSPALARLAHAGRIKLVGGMYDVRTGAVELFE